One Catenulispora sp. GP43 genomic window, GGGGCCAGCGAGGTGTGCGCGACGGTCAGCGCCCGGTGCCGCAGGACCTTGACGCCGCCCGCCTCGACCGCCCGGTGCGGCGCGCCGCCGGCCTTGTTGTCGGTGGTGATCACGCTGACGTCGTGGCGGGCCGCGAGCCGGGTGGCGAGGATCTGGACCACTCGCTCCAGGCCGCCGAGCAACGGCGGGTAGTTCGGCGTGACCTGGACGATGCGTCGGCGCTTGCCCTCCCGGGAGCCGACGGGGGGTATGTGCTCGGGGGAGCTCTGCTCGGTCATGCCACCGCGATCTTGTAGTGGAGGGTTTCGTCGCTGCCCTTGAGGGAGACCCACACGTTCTGGGCCGCGGGGTTGACGGGCATGCTGACGACGGTGCTCATCGCCTGGCCGTCCCACGTGAGGTCGGCGGTCCGGCTGTCGTCGACCCGGCCCTGGGCGTCGACGGTCCAGACCCGGACGCTGTAGGCGTTCGTGCTGGTGTCGACGGCGTGCACGCTCACCGGCACGGTCAGTACGGTGCCGTCGACCTGCGGCGGCGTCGTGAAGTACAGGGCCGTGTACGGCTGGGGCAGCCGGGTGAAGGAGTCCCGCAGTTCGGAACGGACCGGCGGCAGCGCGAGCAGGACGCAGACGGCTGCGAGGCCGCCGGCGCTGATCGTGAGCCGTCGGCGGTGCCGTTCGACGAGCGCGCGGACGGACAGCGGTGGTGTCGGCCCGGCGCCGGCGTCAGGCTGCGGTTCCCTGTCAGGCTGCGATTCGCTGTCAGGACCGGAACCCGGGGCGGCGGGCTCCGCGGTCGGCCGAGGCAGTGTCACCCGACTCAACAGCGTCGTGTCGGCCATCGGGTCCGGCCGATCCGTCTGGTGGCCCTGCGGATTCGGGTGTCCCAGCGGATCCGAGGGCTCCCAGTCCACCCGGCCCAGCAGCATCGTGTCGGCGAACGGGTCCGGTGGCCGGAGCGGCCCGGCGGTGAAGCCAGGCTGGTCCACAGCCGGACCGGCACCCTGGGGCCCTGCGGGACCCCCGGCCCGCCGGCGGCCGGCCGGGGGCGGGGACATGCGGGATCTGGCCGAGAACAACCGGGCGAACGTGTCGCTCAGGCGGCTGTGCCGCTGCCGGTCTGGCATCCCGGGGTAGCTCCTTCTGCCTCTGACACGCTCGCCGACCTCATGGCCGGGAATCGGACGGCTTTGGCCTGCGCCTGGGCGGCGACGTCCTGGTCCTCGTAGGAGCCGCCGGACGCCGGGCCGTCGTGCCGGATCCGGTGGCCGATCAGATGGGCCAGGTTCCGGACGCCGTCGCGGACCGAGTTGAGCTTCACATCGCCGCCGCGTACCCGGTACTCGATGTGAGTCTCGGTCACCTTATAGCCCGCGAGGACCGCCGCGTTCTTGATCTCCTGGGAGAAGGCCATGCCCGGGGAGCGGACGTCGATCCCGGCCCAGACATCCCGGTGGAAGATCCACATTCCGGACTGCGAGTCGCGGATGCCGTGCCGGAAGATGAGCCGGCTGACGAAGCTCAGGGCGTGGTTGGCCCAGAAGTGGGAGTGCTTCATCGCACCCCGGTTCGCCGAGTGCAGGCGGTCGGTGGTCAGGAAGTCCGCACCGGAGCTCTCCAGCTCGGCCAGCAGCTCTGGCAGGTGGTCGAACGGGTAGGTGCGGTCGGCGTCGCCGGAGGCGATCACCTCGCCCTCGGCGGCGGCGAAGCCGGCCTTGTAGGCGTTGCCGTAACCCTTCTCGGGCTGGAACACGACCCGCGCGCCGGCGGCCCGCGCCAGCTCCCCGGTGCCGTCACTGCAGTTGTTGTCCACCACGACTATCTCAGTCGACCAACCCAAATCAGACAACTGCGAAACTGGTATCGAGGCTATTACGTCTTCTATGTTCTCGGCCTCGTTATACGCCGGTATCACGACCGACAGCGATCGCATTCGTGCTCCCCCCAAGGGATGGGTCTGGCTGCGGCGCCTTCAGCCCTGGGGCACCGCTATCGGCTAGTGGCGGAAGGTATACGTCGAGCTACGCGTGGTGCAAGTACTCAGGGGGCACCAGATCGCAAGGGCTTCCGCGCCGGATCACGAGCGGTAGAACTTGCCCGGGGCACCGTGCCGTCGGTGGCGTGCGGCGTCGAAATCATAGGGCATGCCGCCCTGAAATCCGGCGATGAAGCCGATACGTGTAGAGCATTTTAAGAATATGTTTGGATGTGTGCGCTTGGCCGACGTAGATCCTCGGCAGGGCCTGCGGTCCCAGCGACAGCCGGGAGATGATGGCGCAGGCGTAGTCGTAGCCGGCCTCGGCGACCGCCGAGCGGGCCGCGGCGTCCATGGATCCGTAGGCGTAGCAATAGCCGCTCAACGGCTTGCCGATGATGTCCGACAGTTTCTTGCGGCTGTCGGCGACCTCCGCACGGACCACCGCGGGGTCCGCGTCGGCCAGTGCCACATGCATCGTGCCGTGCGACCCGACCTCGAACCCGGCGTCGGCCCAACGCCGGATCCCCGCCTCGTCCACCAGCGGCCACGGGGTGCCCTCGTCCCATTCGTTCGCCCCGCCGATGCGTCCGGCCAGGACATAGGACGTCGCGGAGAAGCCAAAGCGCTGAAGGATCGGCAGCGCGTTCTCGACGACGTCGGTGTACCCGTCGTCGAAGGTCAGCCCGATCAGCCCCCGCGCCGACCCGGCGGCCCGCGCGGCGAGCAGTTCGGCGACGGAGACCCCGCGGAGACCGCGCCGGCTCAGCGTCGCCATCTGCTCCTCGAACCGCTCCGGCGTGACGGCCAGGTTGTTCGGGTCGTGCGGACGGCGGCCCACCGAGTGGTACATCATGATCAACGGCAGGTGCGGCATGCGCCGACCTGCCGCCACCGGATCGTGGGAGAGGGCTTCGGTCATTGAGTTTCCGACACCAATGCAAGTCGAGACGGCCGGGCTGCCAGTGTGCAGCATATGCCTAGGCCGTGCCACCTGATCCGATGGGTCCGGGTCTGCCCCGGGACGGACCGGCCGGTGTCGGCGTGACCGCATACAAGATCATCGCCGATGGGCGGGGGCCGGCGAGGCGATCAAGAACGCTGATCCGCATCGGGCGGTGGCCGGGTATTCGAGATGAAGTGGAACAACGGGTTAACAATATTTTCTTATCGCAACGGGGTAATTGAGGATTCTTACTGAAGTCGCCGCCGTTTACAAGGGCAGAGTATAGGGCGTGCGACGGACGCAGGGCTTTGAGACTCAGGCTGTGATGGCTCCCTGAGTCGGCCGCGGCAATGGCGAGTCGATTGCTGTAGCGGTTGAGTCCTGCCCGCCCAGCTGTGACGGAGCATGAGGGGGGTCGGTCCGCCGACCCGCTCGCCGTCGCGTCGCAAGCCAAGGCCGGGACTTGAGCATCGACTGCTTGTCTCAGGACTCTGTAATAGTGCGCAGCCCCGCGAACACCACGTTCAGCCCGAAGGCGAACCCGCGATCGGCATCGGCCCGCTGCTGATCGGCCTTGTGCGCCTGTTCCTCGATCGTGTAGCCGTTGAGATAGCTGGTCAGCACGTCCGCGGCGTCCTCGGCGGTCGCCCGGTCCATCCCCGCTCCCGCGAGTAGGCCGCGCAGTCGTTCGATGTAGGCCAGTGCGTTCGGGCCGGGTGCGTCCATCTCGACGATGATCCGGGCGCCGTCGGTGTGCGCGAGCATCGCGTTTCGCAGGGCGTGGATCATCGCGGCGGCTTGCTGCGGCCAGTCGCCGTCTGGAATCGGTGTCGCGGAGGCCTCGGCGACGATCTGCTCCGCCACCGCGTCGAGCAGGGCCTGGCGGCTCGGATAGTGCCAGTACAGCGCGCCGACTCGGACGTCGAGGCGGGTGGCGAGCTTGCGGGTGGAGAACGCGTCGAGGCCGGCCTCGTCCAGGAGTGTGATCGCGGCGTCCAACACCGCCGCCGGAGTTAACCGCATGGGCAGATCATGCCACGGGGTTGCGGATTGAACACTGTTCAAGTTAACTTGAGCAGTGTTCAAGTGAGCTCCTCGGGAGGTATGTGATGCGAGTTTCAGTCATCGGCGCGGGCCTGGGCGGTCTGTGCCT contains:
- a CDS encoding glycosyltransferase family 2 protein, whose translation is MRSLSVVIPAYNEAENIEDVIASIPVSQLSDLGWSTEIVVVDNNCSDGTGELARAAGARVVFQPEKGYGNAYKAGFAAAEGEVIASGDADRTYPFDHLPELLAELESSGADFLTTDRLHSANRGAMKHSHFWANHALSFVSRLIFRHGIRDSQSGMWIFHRDVWAGIDVRSPGMAFSQEIKNAAVLAGYKVTETHIEYRVRGGDVKLNSVRDGVRNLAHLIGHRIRHDGPASGGSYEDQDVAAQAQAKAVRFPAMRSASVSEAEGATPGCQTGSGTAA
- a CDS encoding polysaccharide deacetylase family protein, with protein sequence MTEALSHDPVAAGRRMPHLPLIMMYHSVGRRPHDPNNLAVTPERFEEQMATLSRRGLRGVSVAELLAARAAGSARGLIGLTFDDGYTDVVENALPILQRFGFSATSYVLAGRIGGANEWDEGTPWPLVDEAGIRRWADAGFEVGSHGTMHVALADADPAVVRAEVADSRKKLSDIIGKPLSGYCYAYGSMDAAARSAVAEAGYDYACAIISRLSLGPQALPRIYVGQAHTSKHILKMLYTYRLHRRISGRHAL
- a CDS encoding TetR/AcrR family transcriptional regulator C-terminal domain-containing protein gives rise to the protein MRLTPAAVLDAAITLLDEAGLDAFSTRKLATRLDVRVGALYWHYPSRQALLDAVAEQIVAEASATPIPDGDWPQQAAAMIHALRNAMLAHTDGARIIVEMDAPGPNALAYIERLRGLLAGAGMDRATAEDAADVLTSYLNGYTIEEQAHKADQQRADADRGFAFGLNVVFAGLRTITES